The Pseudomonadota bacterium genomic sequence CAACATGATCTGATTATTCCCCATCCGGCCATTGCCAAGAGGGGTTTTGTCCTTTACCCTCTTTGCGAGATTGCGCCGCATTTTATCCATCCGGAAAAAGAATGTGATATTGCCATGTTGCTGGAAAAATACCGGGAAAATGGTGGTGAGAAGGAATATCCGGTTGCCGAAATCATTTTAGGGGATATTCAGTAGTTTTTATCCGGAAATAAAAAAATGCGGATGAGTTCTTGGCAATCAAATTACAATTGGTGGGATAAAATCTAACACTTAAGTTAAGCAATTAGTTCTTAGCATTTAGCTGAGTAAAATTAAGATTTTAGGTTAATAATACAGTAAATATTCGGCTACGTTTTCAGAAAAGACAAAAATACTCTCACAGAGGCACAAAGTCACAGAGGCACAAAGTCACAGAGAACCCCAGTCATTTGCCCTCTGTGACTCCGTGTCTCTGTGAGAAATAATAAAAATTTGTCAATCTATAGATAAAGTCGAAGATTTACATAATACACAGTGACCAACAGGTAAATGTATATAGTGAAATCCCTTTAATCATTGAACTAATAGCTAACGGCTAAAAGCTAATCGCTCAATTTAGTTAACACTTAAAGAAAAATGGTATTCGGGAGGAAAGTGATGGAATTTTTTATTGATACGGCAAACCTTGAGGAAATCAGACGGGCCAGTGAGTATGGATTGGTTGACGGAGTGACCACCAATCCCAGTCTGGTGGCTAAGGAAGGTCGTGACTTCGTTGAAATGATTATGGAAATAAGCCGTTTAGTCCCCGGTCCCATAAGCGCGGAAGTCATATCTCTTGAAGCTGAAGGGATGATTGAAGAAGCCGTAAAACTGGCCGGCCTGGGCGACAATATCGTCATTAAAATACCAATGACTGTAGAAGGGCTAAAGGCGGTGAAGGTTCTTGCTGATAAGGGAATAAAGACCAATGTGACCTTGATTTTTTCACCCTTGCAGGCCCTGCTGGCGGCTAAAGCCGGAGCCTCATATGTCAGTCCATTTGTCGGACGGTTGGATGATATCGCCACTGATGGAATGGATCTGGTTCAAAGAATTGCCCTGATATTTGATAATTATGGCTACCAAACCAAAATTATCGTTGCCAGTATCCGTCACCCAATGCATGTCCTGGCAGCAGCTGAAATGGGGGCTGATGTGGCAACTATTCCGTTTAAAGTCATGATGCAGCTGGCTAAACATCCGCTTACTGATATTGGCATTGAGCGATTCATGGCTGATTGGCAGCAGTCACAAAAATCCAAGTGATGGGGATGAATCTTTTCCATAGGATGAGAGGGTGAAATGATGCAGCGTCTTTTCGTAATCTTGGTGTGTGGCTGTCTGTGCTTCTGCGCCTCTTGTAAAATGCCTTTGGATGAACGTCCCGAGGTAGAAAAATTGCGAAACAAAGTCTCCACCTTGGAACAGCAGGTGCAGGATCAGGAGGTAAAGCAGAAGGGACTGGAAATCCAATTGCAGGATTTGCAGTTGAAAGTTGATGGCATTCGTGACCTGGCGTTAAAGAACAGTCAGCATCTGGTTCGATCAGCTGTCGAAGCAGCTGAAAAAAAACAAAAAGTAAAATCTTCTACTGTGACTCCGGCCAAAAAAGCAGTGGTTGGCGGCAAGTCAAAGACAGTGTCTGCGGATAAGGCAATGATGACCTATCAGCAGGCTTTTGGCTATTATAAAAATGGCAATTTTGAAAAATCCATTGATCTGTTTCATGCTTTTATCCGGGCTTATCCGAAGCATGAGATGGTTAGTAATGCCCGCTACTGGTTGGGAGAAGACTACTATTCACTGTCGGAATTTGCCCAGGCCATTACTGAATTCAAACGCGTTCTGGCGGATTATCCCAAAAGCAAGAAAGTGCCCGGCAGCCTGCTGAAAGTCGGCATGTCATATCAGGCCATTGGTTTTGATGGAAAAGCTAAGGGATTTTATCAAAAGTTGGTTGAACAGTTTCCAGACAGTAATAGCGCGGCGATTGCCAAAGATAAACTTAAAGAATTATAGATTGATTATGTTGTTGCGGTTTAAAAAGTTGCTGGTGAAGATGTTGATTATTCACAAATCTTGCCACGGTAAGCAGGTAGAAAACTGCTTGACATCCGTGAAGGAATAACTTATAAACGACATCCTCTGTTGACTTATGGCTGTCTTGAAAAATTAGAATTTTTGTTTGAGTACAAGGCAGGCAAAAATTATAACCGCAGGAATATATTTAATATTTTGAGGATTATAATTTGAGCCTAACGCAGTAATCGGGCAAAAAGGCCATTTTTCAAGGAAGCCTTGGATGTATATAGTATATCATTGATTATATAAGGAGAGCGATTTTCATGTATGCCGTGGTTAAAACTGGCGGGAAGCAATATCGGGTAACCCCCGGACAGGTTGTCCAGATAGAAAAACTCGATGGCGATGCCGGCGATGCAGTGGAATTTTCTGAGGTTCTTGCCATCGTCAAGGAAGATGAACTGGTGGTTGGTAATCCTTGTATTGAGAATGCCAAGGTTGCCGGTGAGATAGTGACGCAGAAGCGAGATAAAAAAATCTTGGTGTTTAAATCTAAAAGACGTAAAGGTTACAGGAAGATGCGTGGGCATCGACAGTTTGTAACCGAGGTTAAAATCGGAGAGATTACGGCGTAGAGATGTTTATTTGGCAACTGCTGTTTGCTGACGAAGGTATTCAGCATCAGCAGTTATAATTGTAATCTGAATCGCAAGATCTCTTTTTTAAGAAATAGGGGAGAGATAAAAATGGCTCATAAAAAAGGTGGTGGCAGCACCAGCAATGGTCGTGACAGCGTCAGTAAACGGTTGGGCGTCAAGCGCTTTTCCGGACAGGAAGTTCCGGCGGGCTGTATTCTGGTGCGGCAGCGTGGTACCAGGATTCATGCCGGTAATAATGTTGGCCGCGGTAAGGATGATACCCTGTTTGCCTTGACTGAAGGGGTGGTCAAGTATGAGCGCCTGGATAAGAAGAGGAAAAAAGTCAGTGTTTATTCAGCGGCGGTTCCAGCCTAGATTTATTGCTTTTTGCAGTAGTATAAATAAGGTGAGCCCCTTTGTGGGGCTCATTTTTTTTGGGGTAAGATTATGAGATTTATCGACGAGGCAACGATTGAGGTTCATGCCGGTGATGGCGGCAACGGTTGTGTCAGTTTCCGGCGGGAGAAATTTGTCCCCAAAGGCGGTCCTGATGGCGGTAATGGTGGTAAGGGTGGAGATGTTCTGCTGACTGGAGATTCTCAGAAAAATACTCTGCTTGATCTGGTCCATCAGCGGACTTTCCGGGTGAAAAAAGGCGGCAATGGCGCTGGAAAAGGCAAAGATGGTGCTGCGTCTCCAGCCCTGGAAATTGCCGTTCCCCTGGGAACGGAAGTCTGGGAACTGACCGATGACAATGAACGGCTGTTTGTCGGCGAAGTCCTGACTGATGGGCAGGAATTGCTGCTGGCGAGCGGTGGGCGGGGTGGGAAAGGTAATACCCATTTTGCTTCTTCCACCATGCGTGTTCCCCGTTTTGCCCAGCCGGGTGAGGATGGGGAGATGAAAAAACTGCGCTTGGTTTTGAAGGTTATTGCCCAGGTTGGCTTGGTGGGGCTGCCCAATGCCGGAAAGTCTACGCTTATTTCAGTCCTTTCGGCAGCCCGGCCAAAGGTTGCCGGTTATCCCTTTACTACCTTGAAACCAAATCTGGGAATTATGGCCGGCGGTGATTATGAGCGTCTGATCATCGCTGATATCCCCGGGTTGATTGAGAATGCTCATCAGGGTAGTGGCCTGGGGATCAGGTTCCTTAAGCATGTGGAACGAACAGAGGTTATCGTCCTGCTGGTATCGGTGAAAAACCGTGCTGATGAAACATTGCTGTTCCATGATTACCGGACAGTAATGGGGGAGTTGAATGCCTATAATTCCCAGTTAACAAAGCGGGTTAAACTGGTTCTCCTGTCGCAGACAGATACCCTGCCGGCTCAGCGGGTCAAAGAATTATTGGCAGCTCTATCTCCAAAGATAGCAGAACAGGGGAAACGGCTGTTGATGGCTGTATCCTCGACCTCAGGGGCAGGAATCGGGGAGTTGAAGGGGACTTTGGAGAAGTTGGTCAATAGTGCTGAAAATGACTGATTAATGATCTTTGTATGAAGGTCTAGTAAAAAAAACAATCCCGGTTGAACATGATATTATTGTTACAAAAGGTTACCAGATAGCAGTGTTAATTTTTACTCAACTTTCTGACTTGTTTGCCAGAGATATTGTAGCAGGATGTTCGGGCTTGGCTCATAGCGGTATTGGCCGCCGAACGAATCACACGATGTGATTCGCGGCGGACGCCTCGGAAGCTGGCCATGGACGGCCAGCGAGAATGAGCGAGAGCCATGCCGGAACAGCCGGGGATATTACGTTAGTGCACCGTATAAATCCAGCTGTTTATGGCAACTCAGAAAGTTGAGTTTTTATATTTAACCGAAAATTCCTGGCGTAACTTTACCCGCATCTGCTCCAGTTCATGCTTGACTTTGTCAGTAAAAAGCACATTCTTGATTTTGCTTTCAACTTCAGGCGACAATGATTCCAGGGTTCGGCTGCCCTGCGGGTCAATGCGCCTGAGCACCATGATTAAATGGTTGCCTAGCCTGGTTTGAATAATATCGCTCATCTGATTAACCGGCAGCTTGCCGAAAGCGACAGCTTCGATTTCCGGCAGTAGTTGCCCCTTGTTGAAATTTCCCAGTTTGCCGCCGCTGTCGGCGGCCGGACCGATGGAAAATTCCCGGGCCAGAGGGGCGAAAGATTCTCCTTTTTTCAGGCGTTTTTTTATTTCCGCGACCGTTTTCTTCAGTTTGTCTTTTTCAGTCTCGGTCTTGGCCAGGGGGAGCAGTATCTGGGACAGGGTAACCTGCGCCTCGTGCTCCGGAAACAAATTGTTCTTTTTCGCATAACTAAGTATTTCTTTGTCGGCCAGAATAATATGGGGTTTAATTTCCTGGTTGATAAGCTTGGTGCGCAAAAGATCCCTGATCAGCTTGCTCCGGTAGCTTTTCAATGACATTCCCTGTTGTTTCAAGGCTCTCTTCAGTTGTTCATCGTTCATCTTGTTTTGTTCCATGACCCGCTTGATGGTCAGGTCAATTTCTTTATCAGTTACATCGATGCCTTTTTTCTGGGCCAGCTGGACTAAAAGAATATCATCAACCAGTTTGTGCAGCTGCTTTTGTTTCGCCTGTTCCCGGCCTTCACGGGAGAGTTGGGAAAATTTCCGTGGTCCGTATTCCAGGTTAACCGCCTGGATGACGTCCATGGTGGTAATAATCTGGCTGCCTACCTCAGCCAGCAGTTGATTGACCACTTTTGCCTGGCTTGTCTGGATGGAGTTGCTGCAGGTACATACCGCCAGAATAAATATTATCCTGAAGTAATAGTATGCAGGTTTATTTTTCATTGATTGCCTCTAATTGGGATGCCTTAATGCTAACCTGATATCGTACCCGGGCTTCAGTCAGCCAGCGGCTGAAATGATTTCTAAGCTTCAGGGCATAAAACTCATCCTTGACCTTATTTTCCACTTCTGAAAAAGATAAAAATCCTGCTGGCAGAATCTGTTCCAGTCGCAGCAGGTGGTAGCCGTAAGGGCTATGTATGACCGGGCTTACCTGTGCCGGTTTCAATCGGGGAATAATTTTGTCGATTTCGGCTATAAAGTCCTTGAGTCTCATGGGCTGTAGATGCCCTCCACTAGAAGCTTCTTCACCTATTGAGTATTTTCTGGCTGCTTCTTCCATGCTTAACTGATGCTTTTCAATCTTTTCTTTGAGCTCCCAGGCAAGATGTTCGTCCGCAACCAGAATCTGGGTTGTCTCATATTGTTTGTGCACCAGATAGTCTTTCTTATGCTTCCGGTAGTATTCCAAGGCTTCCTGTCTGGATGGATAGCTTACTGTACGACCCAGGTCGATCATCGTTTTGCGGATAAGCTGTTCCAGGTTGTCTTCCTTGACCGCCAGCCCCCTTTTTCGTCCTTCCATCGCAACCAGGGTCTCATCGATAATCTGGTCAAGAAAAAAGTGCTTGAGTTCAGCCGGGGTAACGGTTTCCTGTGGAGCGGCATGGGAGAAAACAGCCTTGTATTTCTGGATTCTCGCTTCCAGCTGTTTTTTGGTTATCTGTTGCTTGCCGATGGTGGCTACAACTTCTTGACCCCGATTTTCACAGGCTGAACAAAAAAACATGCTCAGAAGCAGGAGAAGAAAGCACGAATGATAAAGAGGAAACCGCATAACTTGTACCGTACAACACAAAGCAGATGGAGTTTTTATGAAGCCATCATTTTTTGCTGTCAAGTAAATCCGGATATGTTGTTACTTTTATCTGTTTTTTGAGCTCAGTAATATAAGTATTGAAATACTGGTTTTTCCGTTCTGCCCGGATCTTATCACCCAGCTTAGTTTTGACTTCATCAAATGTCTGTTGCCGTCCTTCCTTAATTTCATCAACAACAATAATATGGTAGCCGAACTGGGTTTTGACCACCGGACTTATTTCTTTCGGTTTAAGGGAAAAGGCTACATCAGAAAATTCCTTGACCATCCGATCCCTGGTGAAGAATCCCAAATCACCACCCTTGGCCTTGCTTGGGCAGGTTGAAAATTCATTGGCCAAAGTCGCGAAATCTTCACCTTTCAGTAATTTCCGGTGTACTTCTTCAGCCTGCTTTTGCTCTTTAACCAGGATGTGGCGGGCTTTGACCTGCCGTGGCTGCTGGAATTCCTTGAGGTTCTTATCGTAATAGGTTTTCAGCTCAGCGTCGCTGACATCTTTGATTTTACGATTAACTTCCTGATCAAGTATGGCCGCAACCACCAGTTTTTTCCTGAAAGCATCAACCTGTTTTTTGACCATTGGATTTTCCGGCATTTTCTGGCGGACTCCTTCCTGATAGATAATATTGCGGGTTACCAGGGTATCAAGAAATTCCTTCTGGATAGCCGGATCTGCTGTCATTTGCCGGTATTTGGGTGGCAGGCTGTTTAATTCCTGTTTAAAATCAGCCATGGTTATTTTTTCACTGCCGATGGTGGCCAGGATCGTGCCGGCATCGTCTGCGGCCCAGAGGAAAGATGGAATGATGAAAAGCATGATGGCTAATAAAATCAGAGCTAATATGTTTTTTCCTGGATGTTTAGTACTTCGAGTCTGCATTAGATATACTCCTTTTTTTGCGGTGTACGGTTTACGGTATAAAAACAGCATATACCTTTTTAACCCTTATCTGAAATATCTCCTCCCCGAGGGGAAACCAGATGCTGCTGTTTTGCAGTTGTTATCCGTGGAGAAATGAAAAAGGGAGGCTATCAGGTTAAAAGATTTTTTGCAATAGATTTTGAGTCCAGGGGAACAGGTCGCCGGGATCAACTGATTGACGGAAAATAAGGCCGTTATTGGGAGTGAGCTGATAGTTTTCCGGTTCTGTCTGGATCAATGACATAACTTTCTCAATATTTGGTTCGGACTCAGGGCTGAAATGAATTGCAACCCGGTTTTTTGCTACTTCAAAAAAATGGATATGATATCCCATCAGGAGAAGCTTTAATTTTCTGAGGTTGAATAGCTCCTGTGTTTCTTCGGGCAGGGAGCCAAAACGGTCCATCAGTTCATCTTCCAGTTCATACAGTGACTGGTAATCAGTACAGGTGGAAACTCGCTTATAAGTTTGCAGCCTTAGTGAAATATCGGTGATGTAGTTTGTCGGAATGTAAGCTGGTATATTGATTTTCAGCTCAGGCTCAACCTGCTTTTTGATCGGCTCATCCCGGCGCTCCGCCACGGCTTCGGAAAGTAAATCCTGATACAGTTCGTAACCGATGGCGCTGATGTGCCCCGATTGACTTTTTCCCAGCAGATTACCTGCTCCTCTTATTTCCAGATCCTGCATGGCAACGCGAAAGCCGGCTCCCAGGTCACTGGCTTCGGCAAGGGCTCGCAATCGTCGGCGGGCATCGTTGGGCAACTGATCGAGATTTGGCACCAGCAGATAAGTGTAGGCCTTTTTTTGAGATCGTCCAACTCGGCCACGAAGCTGATAGAGTTGAGCCAGGCCAAACTTATGGGCTTTATTGATAATCATGGTATTGGCGTTGGGGATGTCGAGTCCGGATTCAATAATGGTGGTACATAGGAGCAGGTCAAATTCATGGGCAGCAAAAGCCATCATCACTTTTTCCAGCGCGGCGGCTTTCATTTGTCCATGAGCGATTTCAAGTTTTATCTCGGGAAGCAGTTGCCGAAGGTGGGCGGCCATGGCCTCAATGGTTTTGACCGCATTATGAACGAAAAAGATCTGCCCTCCCCGACCGATTTCCTTGGCTACCGCCTCTTTAATGATTTCCTCATCATAGGCTGCTATATAAGTTCTCACTGCCAGTCGGTCACGAGGTGCGGTAGTGATGGCACTCATGGTTCTCATACCGGACAATGACATCTGTAAGGTTCTTGGTATGGGAGTGGCGCTCATGGCCAGGACATCAATGTGCTGTTTGAGGGAGGTGATTTTTTCTTTATGGCGGACGCCGAATTTGTGTTCTTCATCCAGAACTAATAGCCCCAGATCTTTGAAGATGATGTCAGGCTGTAAGAGGCGATGGGTGCCGATGATGACATCGACGGTTCCCCGGTGAAGCCTTGCAATGATTTCACGTTGTTCGTGAGGAGTTTTGAATCGGCTTAACATTTCTACCACGATAGGGTAGCGGGCGAATCGCTGGCAGAAAGTGTTATAGTGTTGCTGGGCCAGAATGGTGGTGGGGACCAGGATAGCTGCCTGCTTGCCGCTGGTGACGGCCATGAAAACCGCCCGAATAGCCACCTCGGTTTTGCCGTAACCTACATCACCACAAATCAGGCGATCCATGGGTCGATCAGCCTGCATGTCATGGATAACATCATCAATGGCCTGCCCCTGATCTAAGGTTTCCTCATAGGCGAAACTTGCTTCAAATTCCTCGAAAATGGAATCCGGGTTTGGATAAGCATAGCCGGATTCAACTTGACGGCTGGCATAAAGATCAATTAACTCCACCAGGAAATCATCAATGGCTTTCCTGGCCTTGACTTTTACCCGGTCCCACTGGCTGCTTCCCAGTTTAGTAAGCTTTGGTGGTTGTTCACTGCTGCCGTGGTAGGCATGAATCAGGTTGAAACGATCAACCGGGACATAGATCAGATCCCCGCCCTGGTATTCCAGAATCAGATAATCATTAGTGATCCCCTCTACCTCCAGGGTTTGCAAGCCTTTGTAGATGCCGATGCCATGATCAAAATGAGTAATATAACTGCCGGGTTTCAGGGTGGTAAAATCATCAAAGAAAACCTTTTGTCCAGGTGCCGGTCGGGCTTTGGTCCGGACAACCTTTTTGTTCCCGAAAATATCCGTTTCAGTGAGAATGATGATTTGTTCATCGAAGAGCCTGGTCCCCTGGCTCAAGGGCACCTGCAGGAGATGGATACCTCCAGCTTCGGGCATCTGTTTGAAAATGGTCAGAGGACAAGTTCCGGTGCTGAAAGGGAGATGGTATTCAGTAAACAGGTTCTTGATTCTTTCGATGCCGGACAGGCTTTTGCCACAGTAAACAATCTGTTGTTTTTGTTTGAGCCAGCCGCGAATAATTCCTGCCGCCGGAGCGAATAGGCCTTCCTGTTGTTGCGTTACCACCCTTAAGATTGCGTCTCGCAGATCACGGTTTGACTGGCTGTCGCAATCCAGGGTTTTTCCGTTTTTCAGCTCATCCTGGATGTCCTGGTGGACTACAAGCTGTCCTCTGGTGGGGAAAATTTCTTCCAGGCCGGCGATATCTTTAAGGTATTGTGCCGGCGGAAAGGCGAATTTATGCCGCTCTCTGGTTTTGTTATAGGCATCAACCAGGAGGCTGTGCAGGGTGGAGATTTTTTCGTCCAGTTGCGGCGGATTGATAAAAACAGGAGTTGCATCCGGCAGATAACTTTCAAGGTCATGCCAGCCGGGATGGATTGCCGGCAGCAGGCTGTCGATGCCGGGAAAACTGGGGTTTTGATCCAGCTTCTTATAGATGGTTGTTATGTCAATCCGCGGATCATTAAGGGAAATGAATTGTTCTTTCAGCCGCTCCTTTATCAGTTGACGTTTTACCGGCAACAAAATTTCATGGGCCGGGGCAATGGTCAGTGATTCCAGCTCTTCCGACCGGCTTTTTTGGGATGCTGGATCAAATGGCCTGATTGACTCAATTTCATCACCAAAGAAATCCAGCCGTAAGGGAAGGTCGGAAAGTGGCGAAAAAATGTCAACTATACTTCCCCGGATACTGAAATCACCTGGTTCGTCTACCGTGGGAACTCGGATATAGCCAAGATCATGGAGTCTTTCAGCCAATTGCTCACGATTAATGGCATCCCCCCAGTTGAGAGAGAAAAAACCTCCATAAAATGAGGTTGGATCAATCATGCGATCGATCAGGGCGGTAATTGAGGTGAAGAAAATGTAGTGCTTTTCCTGCCTGACCCGGTGGAGTGCCTTGATGCGATCCTGCTCGACACTGATCAGCGGCAGTACCTGCTGATATGGCAGTCGTTGCAGTGGCGGAAAATTTATAATTGCGGGTTGCGATGATCCGGAACCCATGATCTTCTGGTAGCCGACAACATCCCGGCTGAGCTCAAGGCTATGCTGGTATTCTTCGGTGATAATTACCAGGGGCTTGTCAGCCTGATCAGCCAGTAAAGCAAAAAATAGCGCTGGAGCAGACCCTCTCAGACCGGATATATCAATACGCTGTCGGGAATCTAGCTGCTTGGTTACGGTAGTCAGTTGAGGGGAAAATGGCATGGAAATATTTATGCGGTATAAGGTGTAAGGTTTACGGTATAAAGTTTCTTGTACCGTACAACACGAAGAAGATGGAACTTTTCGCAGCCATCATGTTTTATTGATGACTGAAAGTCAGGATTGCTTCTTCGACTCGTTTTATATCTACTCTGGTATTCCAGCAGGGGCCATTGGGGCGTTGATTAAGAATGCCATAGACCGGCAAAGGGTAGGTGTCATGGATGCCGCTGGTCAAATCCCGCTCGCAGGCTACAGCAATGATCAGCCTCGGGCGATAATCCTTCACAATCTTTCGGGCCAGAGTACCGCCGGTAGCCACCGCAATCCTGGTTCCATATTTGTGGGCTAATTCCAGCAGATCCTTAATATTGCATAAACCGCATTGTTTGCAGTTTTCAATATTATTGGTTATTTTCTGCTGGCAATCAGCCAGCTGCAGGCAGTGTGGCAGCAGCAGCAGAATTTTTTCCGGCGGCAGGTGAAGATGTCGGGACAGGATGAGCTGGTTGTTGATCTCAATGAAAGACCTTTTAATATTTTCCCGGGAAACGCCGAATAAACGGCCGATGATAATCATCATCGGCAGAAAAACCTTGACCATCAGGCCTCTGAGCTTACGCCCGAAAGGTAACTCCCGGCCCAACGCTACCGTCATAACCAGAATGAGCATAATGGTGCTGATGACTATAAAAGCAATACCAACCAGTACCTGGGCCATGAGTGGCAGGATTGGATGGAGTTGCCGGAGCCCAACCGTTCCAACCCAGCCGAGGATATTGACCGCCACCAGCACTATGACGAAGGTCAGGATCAGCAGTCCGAGAAAAAGACGTTTTTTAGAGGGAAATTCCGGTTCAGAAGTCATGTTGATGAAACTTTTTCCTGGGAGTTGAATTGCTCGCCGGTGGTTAAGTGATGGCCACGGAGAAAATCACTGCTGTCTTGGGGTTGCCGTCCTTCCGGCTGAACTTTGGTAATTTGAATAAACCCACGGCCACAGGCGGCATAAAGCTGTTCATCACTTACTTGGGTAGTCCCCGGCGCTGGAGCTTTATCCATTTCTATCGGGATGATGGTTGCTGCCAGAATTTTCAGCCGTTTCCCCCGCCAGAAGGTAAAGGTGCCAGGCCAGGGATTTAAAGCCCGTATTTGCCGCTCAAGTTCGTGGGCATCCTGCTTCCAGTCCAACAGGCCATCTTTTTTATGCAGTTTCGGGGCGTAAGATGCTTGATCGTTGTCCTGGGGCACGGGTTTGATCAAACCCGCCTGCCATTTTTCCAGGGTTTCCCAGACCAGTTCGGCTCCCAGGTTTTGCAGCCTTTCCGTCAGTTGTGTACTGGTCTCGGATGCTTTTATTTTAGTCTTTCTCTGGAGCAGAATATCACCGCAGTCGATTTTGTCAGCCAGCAGTTGGGTCGTAACGCCGGTAATTGAATCTCCCTTCAGCAGACTCCAGACAATGGGTGCCGGACCCCGGTAATCCGGGAGCAGTGAAGGATGTAAATTGATAGCTTCCCGGCGGGGAAGGGTGATCAGGGAGTGAGGAATTAACTGACCGTAATCAATGACCACCAGAAAATCGGCAGCAAATTTCGAAGATATTTCCATATCTTCGCGGCTTCCAACTTTTTCCGGGGTGATGACGGATAATCCCAGTTCCAATGCCCGCTGTTTGATCGGGGTGGGGTGGTATTGGCGACCGCGACCACGACGGCGGTCCGGTTGACTGATAACCAGCAGATTTTCTGCCGGCAGCCTAGCCGCCATGATCTCCAGGGAAGGGATTGCAAAAGAGCCGGAAGCAGCCATAATAACCTTCATGACTGCTTTAGCTTCCCTTTTTTCAGTTTACGTAGAAATATATCCCGCTTCAAAGAACTTATGCGATCAATGAAGAGAATGCCATTCAAGTGATCAATCTCATGCTGCAGGACGATGGCGAGAACTCCATCGGCAGTAAATTCAATTTCTTTTTCATCCAGGGTTACCCCCCTGACCAGGATTTCAGCCTGGCGGGGAACTTCGGCGGTAAACTCAGGAACACTGAGGCAGCCTTCATCAATGGCATTATGTCCTTCGCCACTGACGACGACCGGGTTGATCAGGGTGATGAGCTCACCATCTCCTTCTTTCCTCATATCCGCGACAATAAGTCTTTGAGAAACGCCAATCTGGGGAGCGGCCAGGCCGATGCCGGAAGCGGTGTACATGGTCTCCACCATGTCGGCCGCTAATTTATGGACCTGTCCATCAATGTTGGCAATTTCATCAGCTTTCCGGGCCAGAACCTGTTTGGGGTAGACGCAAATTTTATGGAATGACATTTTTACCAGACAACCTCAGCATGTTTCCGGCCAGAACCGGTTCAATTTCTGATTTCACGCTGATTATAGTAAGCGGAGGCCTTAAA encodes the following:
- the fsa gene encoding fructose-6-phosphate aldolase — protein: MEFFIDTANLEEIRRASEYGLVDGVTTNPSLVAKEGRDFVEMIMEISRLVPGPISAEVISLEAEGMIEEAVKLAGLGDNIVIKIPMTVEGLKAVKVLADKGIKTNVTLIFSPLQALLAAKAGASYVSPFVGRLDDIATDGMDLVQRIALIFDNYGYQTKIIVASIRHPMHVLAAAEMGADVATIPFKVMMQLAKHPLTDIGIERFMADWQQSQKSK
- the ybgF gene encoding tol-pal system protein YbgF; the protein is MMQRLFVILVCGCLCFCASCKMPLDERPEVEKLRNKVSTLEQQVQDQEVKQKGLEIQLQDLQLKVDGIRDLALKNSQHLVRSAVEAAEKKQKVKSSTVTPAKKAVVGGKSKTVSADKAMMTYQQAFGYYKNGNFEKSIDLFHAFIRAYPKHEMVSNARYWLGEDYYSLSEFAQAITEFKRVLADYPKSKKVPGSLLKVGMSYQAIGFDGKAKGFYQKLVEQFPDSNSAAIAKDKLKEL
- the rplU gene encoding 50S ribosomal protein L21 — encoded protein: MYAVVKTGGKQYRVTPGQVVQIEKLDGDAGDAVEFSEVLAIVKEDELVVGNPCIENAKVAGEIVTQKRDKKILVFKSKRRKGYRKMRGHRQFVTEVKIGEITA
- the rpmA gene encoding 50S ribosomal protein L27; the encoded protein is MAHKKGGGSTSNGRDSVSKRLGVKRFSGQEVPAGCILVRQRGTRIHAGNNVGRGKDDTLFALTEGVVKYERLDKKRKKVSVYSAAVPA
- the obgE gene encoding GTPase ObgE, which encodes MRFIDEATIEVHAGDGGNGCVSFRREKFVPKGGPDGGNGGKGGDVLLTGDSQKNTLLDLVHQRTFRVKKGGNGAGKGKDGAASPALEIAVPLGTEVWELTDDNERLFVGEVLTDGQELLLASGGRGGKGNTHFASSTMRVPRFAQPGEDGEMKKLRLVLKVIAQVGLVGLPNAGKSTLISVLSAARPKVAGYPFTTLKPNLGIMAGGDYERLIIADIPGLIENAHQGSGLGIRFLKHVERTEVIVLLVSVKNRADETLLFHDYRTVMGELNAYNSQLTKRVKLVLLSQTDTLPAQRVKELLAALSPKIAEQGKRLLMAVSSTSGAGIGELKGTLEKLVNSAEND
- a CDS encoding peptidylprolyl isomerase, translating into MKNKPAYYYFRIIFILAVCTCSNSIQTSQAKVVNQLLAEVGSQIITTMDVIQAVNLEYGPRKFSQLSREGREQAKQKQLHKLVDDILLVQLAQKKGIDVTDKEIDLTIKRVMEQNKMNDEQLKRALKQQGMSLKSYRSKLIRDLLRTKLINQEIKPHIILADKEILSYAKKNNLFPEHEAQVTLSQILLPLAKTETEKDKLKKTVAEIKKRLKKGESFAPLAREFSIGPAADSGGKLGNFNKGQLLPEIEAVAFGKLPVNQMSDIIQTRLGNHLIMVLRRIDPQGSRTLESLSPEVESKIKNVLFTDKVKHELEQMRVKLRQEFSVKYKNSTF
- a CDS encoding peptidyl-prolyl cis-trans isomerase, with translation MRFPLYHSCFLLLLLSMFFCSACENRGQEVVATIGKQQITKKQLEARIQKYKAVFSHAAPQETVTPAELKHFFLDQIIDETLVAMEGRKRGLAVKEDNLEQLIRKTMIDLGRTVSYPSRQEALEYYRKHKKDYLVHKQYETTQILVADEHLAWELKEKIEKHQLSMEEAARKYSIGEEASSGGHLQPMRLKDFIAEIDKIIPRLKPAQVSPVIHSPYGYHLLRLEQILPAGFLSFSEVENKVKDEFYALKLRNHFSRWLTEARVRYQVSIKASQLEAINEK
- a CDS encoding peptidylprolyl isomerase gives rise to the protein MQTRSTKHPGKNILALILLAIMLFIIPSFLWAADDAGTILATIGSEKITMADFKQELNSLPPKYRQMTADPAIQKEFLDTLVTRNIIYQEGVRQKMPENPMVKKQVDAFRKKLVVAAILDQEVNRKIKDVSDAELKTYYDKNLKEFQQPRQVKARHILVKEQKQAEEVHRKLLKGEDFATLANEFSTCPSKAKGGDLGFFTRDRMVKEFSDVAFSLKPKEISPVVKTQFGYHIIVVDEIKEGRQQTFDEVKTKLGDKIRAERKNQYFNTYITELKKQIKVTTYPDLLDSKK